The genomic region ACATTACAGTCAAGGATTGACGGTGAAGTTTTTTATCAGTACACTTATGGCATGCCACGACCAAAGAAACCAAAGGGCCAAGCTAGGGAGAAATTGATGCAGGTCCGCGTGCAGCCCAAGGAATACGACTCCTTCAAGGAAGCCGCCGATTCATCGGGACTTGACCTATCAGCGTGGGTGCGCCAGCAGCTGCTCTTGGCAGCACGCAGGGACATTCGCAAATACGGCTAGGACGCGCCATGCGATCAATCGGGTTCCGGGCAGAGAAGGACACCGTGCATTGGGCGGTGGTCGAGGGCACAGTAGACTTGCCTAAGTTGGTCGCCGAAGGGAAATTCTCGGCCCCTAAGACGGATTCCGAACCGGAGGCGCTTCATTGGTATCGCAATAAAGTGCGCCAGATGATCGAGCAACATCAGGCGCATGTGGCTGCGGTCCGATATGGGGAGACATTTCTGCAACGTGGCGCTAAAGGAAAGTCCCTCGGGAGTATGTTTGCCCGTGCGAGGATCGAGGGCGTGATCCTAGAAGCAGCATGCTCATCCAATCTAAAGGTCTTCACTGGCCAGCTCGCGCAGATATCGTCACGTCTAGACTCCCCGCGGGCTAAAGCATATCTGGAGAGCGGCGACCTTCGAGGGCTAGACTTGGCGGGCAAACCAGCTAATCGTCGAGAAGCGATCCTTGTCGCCGTAGCTGCACTTGGGGAGCCGCAATGCTAATTAAGGGGGAAATAACTTACACCCGAAAACATGAGATCGGGACTGGCCAGGGCATGCATTCTCATGTTTATCTCGCCGACGATCCGCAATTGGGGGGCGAAATAGCGGTGAAAGAAATCGACAAAGTCAATTTTGGAACAAGCGTCTCCGACTATTTCAATGAAGCCCAAGTGATGTTCCAAGTTGACCATCAAAATGTCGTGCCGATTTTGTGCGCATTCCAAACCGCTGATAAAATCTGTTTGGCAATGAGGTTTTTTAAGAACGGATCGCTGCGCAATAGAACCGTTAATGGCCCGCTAGCTCTTAAAGAAGTAACGAAGCTGGGCCAGGGTGTTCTAAGCGGTTTAATAAGTATTCATCTCAAGAACCTCATTCATTTTGACATCAAACCATCGAACATATTTTATTCGGATTCAGGCGTGCCGATGGTGGCTGATTTTGGGCAATCACGCGTGGCAGGGCCAATGGGCATCGCGTCTCGACCGGGGATGTACCTCGACGGGATTCCACCTGAATGCTATAGCGGAGTCGGTTCATTCCAGTCGGATGTTTATCAAACTGCATTGACGCTGTATCGCGCCGCAAACGGTGACGCATTCTTTGATTCTCAGCGATCTACCGATCCGCTCGAAGTGGAAACTCGCACTCTGGCGGGCGAGTTTCCGAGACGTGACAAGTTTTTGCCGCACGTCCCTAAACTGCTGCGGACCGTCATTCGCAAGGCATTAAGCCTTGATCCGGCAGATCGTTACCAAACGGCAAGCGACTTTGCTGATGCGCTCGGTAAAGTCGACATTAAAACCGACTGGCAAACGACGGCCCATCCAGGCGGCAATTTGCTATGGACGGGAAAGAAGATCGGAAAGCCGCGACTTGAGATCGAACTAATCCGAAGCGGCAATAAGTGCGATGTGCAGTTCCACAAGTGCGGCAAAAAAAAGCTGCAAATGCAGCGTAACACACTATGGAAAACAGGGCTGACAGAGAGGCAAGCCTTTCATCACCTCAAGTCATACTTTGATTCAGCAGCATAGGCTCTAGATATCGCCCAACGACCCTATTCTTAATCGGACCAAGCAAAGTTGCGGCTTTCTTCAATCGTTCGTTGAGGCAGCTGGAGCAGTACGGATTCTCCAAGTACGAGATCGACGTAACCGAGTCGGTCATATCGCTCCCACAGTAACGACAGCGATTTACGATCTGAAGAATTTGCATGGCGACCCCTACCTCCGACTTTAGCAGACATATGTACACTTACAAGCGCAGGCGTTTGAAATTGTAATCGAATTTAAGACGTGGCGCAATAGCGCAAAATACGTGCCACAAAGGATTTCCGTCGAGGAGTGCTAGCATAATCGCTACAACCTTAATGGTCGCAAGATTGCTAGCCAGGACAGGGGGACACTCAGCTAAGTCCGGCCCTTCCCGATTCGCATCCCGCCTCAAACGCTGCCCGCAGCAGCGTCATGCCCCGCTAGTCCATCTTCTGGACCCCGGCGGACCATTGCGCCCAAGCGGCTTCTAGGTCGGCTGGCAGCTTGGAATCGTCCCGGGTCGACTCCGCTACGATGCGGTGAGCGTTGACGTTGGGGTCCGGGTTGTGGGCGTGGTCGAGCGTCATGGGGACTTGACCTTGCTGAGAAAACCACCGATGCGACAGATTTCTGGCCAAAGGACGGCGGCTATTCCAACCAGGAAGAACGAATATACCAATACCACCATTGGGACAAATAGCCACGGGCACGATGATACGGCAATCGCGGCCAGGTCCGCTAACGTCCATCCGGCAGCGCCGTAGACGATTCCTCGTAGCCAATACCGGCGGTTGTGCTGGTGGTCGCGGGTCATTGGTTCCTCAGCCGGAGCAGCGATGCCGTCGATTGTGCGATCACCACAAGTCCGCCAAACAGCAGCAGGACACGGTCCCACGTGAAGCTCTCGGTCAGCAGGACCAATATCGAAAA from Pirellulales bacterium harbors:
- a CDS encoding serine/threonine-protein kinase — protein: MLIKGEITYTRKHEIGTGQGMHSHVYLADDPQLGGEIAVKEIDKVNFGTSVSDYFNEAQVMFQVDHQNVVPILCAFQTADKICLAMRFFKNGSLRNRTVNGPLALKEVTKLGQGVLSGLISIHLKNLIHFDIKPSNIFYSDSGVPMVADFGQSRVAGPMGIASRPGMYLDGIPPECYSGVGSFQSDVYQTALTLYRAANGDAFFDSQRSTDPLEVETRTLAGEFPRRDKFLPHVPKLLRTVIRKALSLDPADRYQTASDFADALGKVDIKTDWQTTAHPGGNLLWTGKKIGKPRLEIELIRSGNKCDVQFHKCGKKKLQMQRNTLWKTGLTERQAFHHLKSYFDSAA